One Triticum dicoccoides isolate Atlit2015 ecotype Zavitan chromosome 5B, WEW_v2.0, whole genome shotgun sequence genomic window carries:
- the LOC119312494 gene encoding uncharacterized protein LOC119312494 has product MTAMLRSALGSALRPPAPASRFFRKGVSGSRDATRRKLSSSGRDGSNNSTPADLFGDGSSKTWRRPEVVFITAAALSMATYTYIVNGKTVLGYQREVMENQDEVKPEKDNAI; this is encoded by the exons ATGACGGCGATGCTCCGATCTGCGCTTGGGTCCGCGCTCCGGCCTCCCGCACCGGCCTCCCGCTTCTTCCGCAAGGGCGTCTCCGGAAGCCGCGACGCCACAAGG CGCAAGTTGTCCTCCAGTGGCCGAGATGGATCAAACAACAGCACACCTGCCGATCTTTTTGGTGATGGTTCCTCCAAGACCTG gagaaggccagaAGTTGTGTTTATCACCGCAGCAGCCCTCTCAATGGCTACCTACACATACATTGTGAATGGGAAGACCGTGTTAGGGTACCAGCGTGAAGTGATGGAGAACCAGGACGAGGTGAAGCCGGAGAAAGACAACGCCATCTAG